From Lolium perenne isolate Kyuss_39 chromosome 5, Kyuss_2.0, whole genome shotgun sequence, a single genomic window includes:
- the LOC127302770 gene encoding putrescine hydroxycinnamoyltransferase 3-like, translating into MEVKVLSSKLVKPAFNAGAAPATEYIPLSMFDRVTFRMQMAIIYAFASPAPSTAAIEKGLAAVLSQYRAFSGQLGVNPDDGTPSFILNDRGARLVEASVDADMVDMAPAKPTPDLLKLHPDLEGELEEVVLLQLTRFRCGSLAVGFTSNHVVADGHATSNFLVAWGRATRGLPIGPPPVHHHKDLFKPRSSPRVEHDHRNREYYQPSPNAVVGHHGDGVDNIVIHKAHFTKDFIAGLRASASEGRGRPFSRFETILAHLWRTMTRARDLSPEETSKIRLSVDGRHRLGKPAEYFGNMVLWAFPRATVGDLLNLPLKHAAQVIHDEVARVDGSYFQSFVDFATSGAAEKEGLAPSAVCKDAMCPDVEVDSWLTFPFYELDFGTGSPSYFMPSYFPTEGMLFLTPSYIGDGSVDAFVPLFEHNLQAFKECCYSSAE; encoded by the coding sequence ATGGAGGTGAAGGTGTTGAGCTCCAAGCTCGTGAAGCCTGCATTCAATGCCGGCGCTGCACCAGCCACTGAGTACATTCCTCTGTCCATGTTCGACAGGGTGACGTTCAGGATGCAGATGGCCATCATTTACGCCTTTGCCTCGCCGGCGCCCTCAACGGCCGCCATCGAGAAGGGACTGGCAGCAGTCCTCTCTCAGTACCGCGCCTTTTCTGGGCAGCTCGGCGTAAACCCCGACGATGGTACGCCGTCATTCATCCTCAACGACCGCGGTGCGCGTCTAGTGGAGGCGTCTGTGGACGCTGATATGGTGGACATGGCGCCGGCCAAGCCCACGCCGGACCTGCTGAAGCTGCACCCGGACCTGGAGGGGGAGCTCGAGGAGGTGGTGCTGCTGCAGCTCACCCGGTTCCGGTGCGGCTCCCTCGCCGTCGGATTCACCTCGAACCACGTTGTCGCCGACGGCCACGCCACCAGCAACTTCCTCGTCGCCTGGGGCCGGGCCACGAGGGGTCTCCCCATTGGTCCCCCGCCAGTGCACCACCACAAGGACCTCTTCAAGCCCCGGTCGTCGCCTCGCGTGGAGCATGACCACCGCAACAGGGAGTACTACCAGCCGTCTCCCAACGCCGTCGTCGGCCACCACGGCGACGGCGTCGACAACATCGTCATCCACAAGGCTCATTTCACCAAGGACTTCATTGCCGGGCTCCGTGCCAGCGCGTCGGAGGGGCGCGGCCGGCCATTCAGCCGGTTCGAGACCATCCTCGCCCACCTCTGGCGCACCATGACGCGCGCGCGCGACTTGAGCCCCGAAGAAACATCCAAAATTCGGCTGTCCGTGGATGGGCGTCACCGCCTGGGCAAGCCGGCGGAGTACTTCGGCAACATGGTGCTCTGGGCGTTCCCGCGCGCCACCGTAGGTGACCTCCTGAACCTTCCGCTGAAGCACGCCGCGCAGGTGATCCACGACGAGGTCGCCAGGGTAGACGGCTCCTACTTCCAGTCCTTCGTCGACTTCGCAACCTCCGGCGCCGCCGAGAAGGAAGGGCTAGCACCTAGTGCCGTTTGCAAAGACGCCATGtgcccggacgtggaggtggacaGCTGGCTGACGTTCCCGTTCTACGAGCTGGACTTCGGCACGGGCAGCCCGAGCTACTTCATGCCGTCCTACTTCCCCACCGAGGGGATGCTCTTCCTCACGCCATCGTACATCGGCGACGGCAGCGTGGATGCCTTCGTACCCTTGTTCGAGCACAATCTCCAGGCCTTCAAAGAATGCTGCTACTCATCAGCGGAGTAG